From one Gossypium hirsutum isolate 1008001.06 chromosome D08, Gossypium_hirsutum_v2.1, whole genome shotgun sequence genomic stretch:
- the LOC107929339 gene encoding bifunctional adenosine 5'-phosphosulfate phosphorylase/adenylylsulfatase HINT4 isoform X2, which translates to MAKAISPCIFCQIARSSNSTPLLHSDDKVVAFKDINPSAFRHYLIIPVEHIPTVNDLQRRNEDYTLVSHMINVGETLLRRDAPQSNQYRFGFHQPPFNSVDHLHLHCFALPFIPRWKQLKYMSLGPLGGFIEAEKLLEKIKPLSPIPP; encoded by the exons ATGGCGAAAGCGATCTCACCATGCATCTTCTGTCAAATTGCTCGAAGTTCCAACTCCACTCCCCTCCTTCATTCT GATGATAAGGTCGTTGCATTTAAAGATATCAACCCTTCTGCCTTCAG GCATTACTTGATAATCCCTGTGGAGCACATTCCGACAGTCAATGATCTTCAAAGAAGAAATGAGGATTACACTTTGG TAAGTCATATGATAAATGTGGGGGAAACGCTGTTACGCCGAGATGCACCTCAGTCAAATCAATACAG ATTTGGTTTTCATCAGCCTCCATTTAATAGTGTTGACCATCTCCACCTCCATTGTTTCGCTCTTCCCTTCATACCTAG ATGGaaacaattaaaatatatgtCTTTGGGACCACTTGGTGGATTTATTGAGGCTGAGAAGTTGTTGGAGAAGATAAAACCTTTGTCACCAATCCCTCCATAG
- the LOC107929339 gene encoding bifunctional adenosine 5'-phosphosulfate phosphorylase/adenylylsulfatase HINT4 isoform X1 yields the protein MAKAISPCIFCQIARSSNSTPLLHSVRSLDDKVVAFKDINPSAFRHYLIIPVEHIPTVNDLQRRNEDYTLVSHMINVGETLLRRDAPQSNQYRFGFHQPPFNSVDHLHLHCFALPFIPRWKQLKYMSLGPLGGFIEAEKLLEKIKPLSPIPP from the exons ATGGCGAAAGCGATCTCACCATGCATCTTCTGTCAAATTGCTCGAAGTTCCAACTCCACTCCCCTCCTTCATTCTGTTCGTTCCTTG GATGATAAGGTCGTTGCATTTAAAGATATCAACCCTTCTGCCTTCAG GCATTACTTGATAATCCCTGTGGAGCACATTCCGACAGTCAATGATCTTCAAAGAAGAAATGAGGATTACACTTTGG TAAGTCATATGATAAATGTGGGGGAAACGCTGTTACGCCGAGATGCACCTCAGTCAAATCAATACAG ATTTGGTTTTCATCAGCCTCCATTTAATAGTGTTGACCATCTCCACCTCCATTGTTTCGCTCTTCCCTTCATACCTAG ATGGaaacaattaaaatatatgtCTTTGGGACCACTTGGTGGATTTATTGAGGCTGAGAAGTTGTTGGAGAAGATAAAACCTTTGTCACCAATCCCTCCATAG